ATGTTTGATCCAGTTCACGTTACATCCTGTTGGAACAAAACTAGGAGCCCATAACATAAATCCCATGTTTATAAACCAACAACCTTGTAACACCACCAAAACTGAAAGAAGAGCGCTAAGCTTGAAACTTCCAGGGTAACTGGTCATTCCCACTGCTGATATGAAGGTGAAAAACACTATAACCTGCAATAGCCAGTGGTAGTGACCTTCTAATCCAATACGGTCAGCTGAATGATAGTGAAGTAAAAACAGTTCCTGGCCAAAGACTGAGGATGCCAGGATCCCTACAATCCCGGATAACATTTCAGGTGAATTTGTTAATTCACCAGCAAGTGTGAACCCCGAATACAAAGCTAGGTGGAGAAAAATAGTCATATGTTCTAAATTAATGAACTCGAAAGAGAACTGAAAGTGAGGGTAATCAAGGATTTGGATGATGGCGGCAAAGACCGAAAAGGTAAAGATGAGGATGAGTTCTGAATATTTGAGTAACTTGAAAAATGGGCAGTTGAATGGATACCAAAATTTTGAGGTAAAAGTAGTTCTTCCTTTGAAGGAATACTCTATAATGGTATTGAACATGTGCCATACACCAAGAAGAACTAGACATAAGCCAGGAACAATATGTCCTACAAATGTGCCCATGAGTTATTTCAATCCCAAAAACTCAAGTTATTGCATGTGTACTTCTAAACTCAACTCCGCCTCAAATCCTGATCATGGTTTGTCTTCAAGAGTGACTCATATATAGATAATCAGCAAGATGCACATATCTCTGCTATAGTGAAAATCATAGTGCATTCTGCATAAGCTTCCATGATAGATATTGCAGTATAATACACGTGTACATACAGCCTAAAAAATGGAATAGATGCAGAATAGACTTTTAGACGATTGCACAAAAGAAAGAAGAATGCAAACAAAAACACAGCAATACATGGTTCACCCAGATCAAATGCTACTGTTACTACAAGTTAAATTACTTGCAATATAAAGCAAAACTATCCACTAAGATatacttcaaaattacaaatctAAAAATTATAAAGAAGAGGACAGATAAGACTTGTACACCACATACCTAACACCCATTTTAACATATTGGATTACAGGATGCCTCCACCATTCTATATGTGGCAAAGACGTTTTCTCCACTACAAATAAAAATCTTAATGTACTTAAACCATGAAACATGGATCAGATCAAGAAAGTTCAATCCCAGGTATATTCCATCCACAGCGTGGTGGTTTATAACTTTTAACTGGCCAACTGATTTTTCCAGCCGCTGTATACAGACCTGAGTCACCTGACACTCAAATTTAAGAGATGATTATGGTCAGAAACTGGGTTGAAACTAGAGACTAACAAATCCCACACTTTCAAGGTGTCTCTATTCTTCTTTTTATATAAAAATAGCACTTGtagattgaactgaaattaataCCTCATACAACAACAACCAATCCTTTTAGTCCCAATCTCAACCAAGTTGGGGTAGGCTAGAAAATATCCTTTTCATTTTAACAAATTTGTATCATATGTATGTTTTGATGTTTctctgtttcaggaaaagtggaAAATTGGCCTGTTTTAgacaaaatgaaaaagtgaacgTACCACTTTTCATACATTAGAAGTTGCAAGTGATAGTAAAACTAAAAATACAAATAAACAGAAGAATCATAGATATAACTGTAATGACACCAAGAATTCTATCTGTGGTCTACTGCTCTACCAAAATAATTAGAATCTCAGTCAGATTGGTTGCCTTTCCTCTGTGTTCTGAATATCCTCCAGGATCTCGAGGCTTCATGAGCTGATGTGTTATGTAGCAGCAGATATAAGACCCCGCCGTGATCATGTCATAAAGTAAATTCACAAACCTTAAATTTCTAGTATTGCTAATCTGCCTGAACACAGACTCCAACCTTGTTTCAACCCGTGAGGCAACTTACTTCTGTCGACATATAAATACAAGTGGATTAGCCCTTTCCGAAAGGGTCACTGACAAAGCAAGAGATCCagttataaatattgattttagTAAGTAGATCTACAGATAAAGAGAGAGATAGCGGTGTATTGCAGGAAATACCCCATTTACAGTTAGATATTCTAGCAGCCTAGTCTAATTTTGAAAAATCACTTTTAACAACAAATGACAAGGTGTGTATAAACAAGTTCCTAAAAACACgttaaaaattaacaaaaatttcTATAAGAAAATTGAACTTATAGGTGGTAACTTGTAAGCCTCTGTGTGAAGGCTTCTCCTCACCTTCAGTACtgtagatgaaactgcaacttgcTCCACCAAAGCTGATAGAAAGAACAACTAACGACAGTTGCGCATAATTATATCCCACGGCCTCTTCAGGTAAACAGAGAGAAAACTATGGAGCATTTCAGGAACTCTCCCCTAACCTACTAATGCATGCTCCTTCCTAATAAACTACCAAAGCTGTGCTAGAAATTCCTGTATCACGTGGATGTAATTTGCACCAAGTTCTCATCTTTCCTCTTCCCCTCAGCTAAAGATATGTAGGTGCTGTGGTCGGGATTTATTCCTTTGCTTACCATTTCTTTAAGGAGCTCCTCAGCACGACCCTGCTCCTTGTTTTTACATAAACCTTGAATTAGAGGTTTGTATGTGAAAATAGTGGGATTGAAACCTTTACTGAACATTTCATCGCGAACTTTATAAGCATCCATGATATCACCTTTCCTACTATAACCACTTATTAAAGTGTTATAACTGATATGATCAGGTTGGATCCCTCTTTTCTTCATATCGTTGAGAAGCTCACGAGCCTCGTCAACTTTCCCTACTTTACAGAGCCCATTCATTAGTGCATTATATGTAGCTTCATCAGGAGTAATCTTCTTCGCATCCATTTCCTTCAGAAGCATAAATGCATGATCCATGTAGCCATTAGAACACTGTGCATCAATCATGGTATTAAACAATATTAAATCAGGCGATACTCCTTTATCAGTCATCTGTTTAAACAAATGATCTGCCTCATTCATTCTTTTTCGTTTGCCAAGAACATAGATAAGTGAACTGTAAGTCTGAACTGTAGGATGAATCCTTTTACTCAACATCTCTTCATAAAGTTCAATTGCTTTCGTTGCATTCAATTCCTTGCAATACCCATTAATCAAGCTGTTATATGTGACATCGTCAGGAGCCATTCCTCTTTCCCGCATTTCCTTCACCAAATTTTCGACTTCAGTCATATTTTCTTCCATAGACAAAGCGTGTATCAACTTATTGTAAGTTAAGATAGTGGGTTGCACTCCTTTCTTAACCATctcatccctaaacctaaaggcCGTTTCCAGACTCCCCTTGTCACAGTATCCACTGATCAATGTATTGTAAATTACTGCAGTAGGAACCAATTTACTTCCCTCCATTTTCTTGAACAAATTTACAGCTTCATCAAGCTTTCCTTCTTTGCAGAACCCATTTATAAGTGAACCATATGTGTAAGAATTTGGATTAATTCCTTGCGAATCCATAGATTTGAAGATCTCGATAGCTGATTCAAGTTTTCCATGTGAACAATAACCTTGAATTAAAGTGTTATAAGTTACAACAGTAGGTTTCTCACCGAGAGCCTCCATATCCCTGATAAAACCTTTTGCCCTTTTCAGTTTCCCTTCTTTACACAGCACATTTATCATTATATTGTACGTAACAACAGATGAATATATGCTTGACCTAAACATGTCAGCATAAAAAAGCCAAGCTGCTtcagttagatttttgtttacaAACGAACTCAGTAGCAAATTACATGTATCGGTATGAGGGAGAATCTTTTGATCCTTCATAAATATATAAACTTGTAATGCTTCTTCAGGTCTTCCCAATTTACAATAAGCACTAATCAGATAATCCATAACTattgaatttgatgaattcaatagATTACAAGATAACACCAATTCATCAAAAATCGGTTTATTCTTTAAAAATCCACCATGGATTGCTCTTTTCAAGAGATCAATGGCAGTACTTTGATGTGATCGGTGCTGAGATATTATAACTATAGATAAGCTGAAACATTTGATATCAAAATGAAAAAAACCCAAGTTTTGTATAAACCCTAGAACAGTTTTAGGTGATTCACGAAGATCAAGCAAGGTATTGTGAACTACTAAAGAAGATAAATTTGAATACAATTCCGTAATTAAGTTCCATTCAGAAGCTAATATGGATTTTTTCAGGAGATACCCAGTGTTGGATTTGTTGTTTTCATGGATGTTAGAGTGAGATGTTGAGGAAAATGATGCATACAACTGACCTTGATTTGTGGAGAAGAACTTGGTTAGATTGATTCGTTTCTTTGATGTATGGGAGACGAGCAATCTGTGAATTTTCATATTATGCAGTGATTATCTACACAGAGGGAGAAGAGAAGGGTTTAGGCGAGGTCTCTCAATTCGAGTTTCTAATAGCTAACGGGAAGAGTTTGCACATCGCTGTGACAGTTCTCTGAGGCTTGAGCCGTGACCGCACCATTATAGACGCACCTTTTAGCTTAGAGGCGCACCTTCTTACGGCCGGAAACGGATTGTTGAACATGGAGATGCGCGTTTCCTGATTTGCAATGCAACTCGCAAACTCGTTTCTAGCTTTGTCCGGGAAGAGCAGTCTCATACCATGTTTGCTTGCATCTGACTCGCAATATGGGTCTGAATCAACCTCTGATTCGTCGGTAGTCAGATGTTAGACTGTTTGTTTTCTAGTTTGAGTCAGATTTGattcgacctctgactcagacctaatccctgactcggacccgtttgagtcaggtaacaaaacactcctgactcatgggaccaaaccaccgactcacatatttttgagtcagttgagtcagatctgactcaaaacaaacatattgaccCAAATCTAACTCaagtcaggtgatttcagtcaAACCCAGACGACTTAGATGAATCacgagtaaacaaacatggtgttagaGCAAACACCATGAGCACATTGTGCATAAAATTTCTAGAATGTGGAAAAAGCATTACTGCGGGGTTGATTTCTTTACAATGTGGTAAATAACCGATGCTTGGCTATCAAATGCTAAATATGTATAGCATTTGATGGCAAAATCTGACTATTGATTATATAATATTTGTAAAACAAATTATGTCCACCTTTAAAATCCATCTCTTTATGATTTTTGGGTTTGTTAGTTGTTGCATTACATTTGATTTTGGTCCGCCAACATATAGTTAAAACCAATAATAACCTATAATGGTTGTTTTTTCTAGATCGAAGTCTTGGCCGCAATTAGGGTTTTTCAGCAAGCCATGGCCGCAATTAGGCTTTTTCGGCAAGTCTTGGCTATCCATAAGGTTTGTTCTTATGGTGTTTAAATTAAAGTTTGGAAAGCGCAAGTATATGGTTCCAAAAATGATTCCTCCAAATAGCCTCATGCTAAACCTACGTGGAAGATGCCTTGAATTCAAACACGAGAAAAACTTCCTGGTGGGGCCGTTATACAAATTGACTACCACAagttcatatagttgagaccaagtaagcaCTCCTTCgttactcagttccttcagtatccatgcgcctataATCAATTTAGTCTACGCAAGTGAATCCCACGATAGATGCCATTATCTTGAGATGTTTCACCGTTGTGAAGACTTTCCACTCTCGATTCTTTTGGGTCGTAACCTGAAACAAAAAATGACTGAATTTTTTCTTAGTAACCAACTCACTTATCAATCtccaaaattaaaacttagataGAGATAAAGTAGAGTAAATGATATTCCTTTAAATTAATGTAAACTCTTTTGATCAAAAATCAAACCAAGATAGCGATTGTCAAAATACTCAATCTCGGTGGATAAGTTATATCCAAGTAATTTAACAAGAAGAAGCAACTAGAAATTTTATTCGATGATTACACATGCCTTATGTGTATCAAGATAAACTGCTCAAACATGTAAGAACAATCATAAAGATGataaaccaaaaagaaaagtcttcaaaTCTCAAATCTTTAAAATAACCGCTATAAACAATTTGATTTCAGTAGTGATCAACACACTCACGTAATGGAGTCTGTTAAGATTGATTGTTGATTGATCGAAAATTATATCTAAAGATATTAAATCACGAGATCAATAATAGTTAAGCCCTAAAAACAAATTTGAGTGGCCTTATATCATATGACAAGGACCATAAAATACACAAGTTTGATCTATCAAGGATAACTATATTGTTGATTCTTAATCAAATAAATTAATCGACATACTAAAATAACAATAGATTTAGTTTCTCACCAACGATACTACTAAAATCTTATTGATCACGAAGAAGACTTTGAACGAATACCATACAAGATGTTTCAACTAATCAGATTACTCTTATATCTCTTAACAAGTTGGCTTCCCACATGATCTGGTCAAGATGTGTGTCAAGGGATGAGTTTGTAATATACAAGCTCCACTATTTATAGTATAATGGCCAAGGTTTGGTCGGAAGACAAGGTATTACCAATTCCGAAAATCCTTAAGATATGAAatacaaatttatttccaaaattatCAAATACCAACTCTATCCCAACTATTAAACTGATACCTGTCATAGATGACAACTAATATTATCCAGCGCACATCCATGTGCTTCACTGATATGTTTGTTTGAGAAAATGAGTTTCTAATAAATATTTTGGTCTTGGTATGGTATGATCTTAGGACCTAAGGATTCTATGAAactctttagtcccacattgggtacACTAGAGAAGGATGACCTCCATGCATACTATTATGGATAGTATACAATATGGATGGGTGGGCATGGGTGGGAAGACAATACATGGCTCAACATATGTCATATGtttgtataccatgcaccaagctATGTGTCTACTcaaaattatttttgcaagtttttctttaggaaattaattccaaaaatattttctttaagtgTTTTAATTATGAGAGAATTCCTTTTCCGAATTTATCTTTGTTTGTTTACAAGAAACCTAAAAAGAACTCGATTTTTGTTGAAAACTTGCTTGCCGAAGCGGATACTATGTTGTCTTCTAttcacatcatttttttttctgggCACTGCGCGTGTTTATTTACTTCCAATCCATGTTAATAATTTCAAGAGTGGGTAGCTTACGTTGTGCTAACACGAGCTATATCTGGTTAGTCATATCCTGGACATATCTCATTACGTTGGGGTCTACCATTGCTCACTCTTGAGTATACCCAGGAACTAATGTGTCAAGTAAAACTTATTGAACTtttgattcttccctcatcaagtTTTTTATGGTAGAGTTTATTCACTTCTTTAATTATATATTACTATGACGTATCTAACATTGTAgttcattgttgcaagattccaataatcttaacacattagtttccttgtaacaatgagaaaaaacgatgttgaaagaccaccgAAATtcaacggaaaggatttcaagagatggaaaACCAAGATGTTGTTTTTCCCAACTCATCATGATTTAGGCGTAGTACTGGTtccttttgatgaattgttgaatactgAAGATGATAAAGTGTTTTACAAGAGGAAGAACTATCTAGCTAAAAAACATATCATGAACTGTTTTGAAGacacgatgtatgatttttataaTGCCAAAGAAAATTTTTGTGCTCACGATCTGTGTGTTGAGTTAGAAGTAAAGTACCAGGCAGAGATTGTTGGTAGCAAGAAATTTCTAGTAGCGAAGTTTACGGACTTCAAGATAAAaaatgataagcctgttgttgatcaattctttAAACTTCATCAAATCATAACGAGATCCTTTTTAATGGTATGGTCATTGATGGGACGTTTCAAATATATGTGGTAATTGAGAAGTACCATCTTCTTGGCCGAAGTATGATaaacacgtaagtgctacattttatatccatatttatataagataggactcgatattttggctaacaatACTATTTTAGTACTTTTATAAAAAGTACAGGTGGTTTCAATCTTCCGGGAGAATAAACAGTAAAATGAGAAGCGAAGCAGTGTTTTCGATGAAAGTGATCAATATCACTCGTGGCAACAGGAAGAGACAGCCACTTTAACTATTCATTTGCATTACCATCGAAGGCATGTCACGTATGAAAAATTGTCTTTGCCCAAGCCCACTAGTGGGTAAACAACAAGTGCATGGCTGAAGTAAATGAGGTAGTGATGGTTTTATATTCTCATGCTGTTGTTGATGTCTTCGTCTGCCGATAACAAGAATTCAAGGTGAGAAGTGATTTCTTAGATAGTTGAGACTGAGCAGTGGTGTTGAATAAATGGGTTAACGGAGAAATGAAACTGCGAAGAGTATAGATGCATGTTGGTTGGCAATGGCGTTGGATGATAAGTTGTGAGATGGACTGAACTGTGAATGGGTCAATTGCGCATTCAGGCTACAGAGAAGCAAAGATCGATATAACCAGCTGATTGTTGAAAAGGAAAGTTGGTGTTGGTTGTGATGGCCATGTATACGAGAATGGAGAGAAGATCAAGTTTCCAT
This portion of the Papaver somniferum cultivar HN1 chromosome 11, ASM357369v1, whole genome shotgun sequence genome encodes:
- the LOC113322689 gene encoding transmembrane protein 45B-like → MGTFVGHIVPGLCLVLLGVWHMFNTIIEYSFKGRTTFTSKFWYPFNCPFFKLLKYSELILIFTFSVFAAIIQILDYPHFQFSFEFINLEHMTIFLHLALYSGFTLAGELTNSPEMLSGIVGILASSVFGQELFLLHYHSADRIGLEGHYHWLLQVIVFFTFISAVGMTSYPGSFKLSALLSVLVVLQGCWFINMGFMLWAPSFVPTGCNVNWIKHGNGIHGVVTCMTDAARVRAAAVANLQFSWILGGILTFTAFSCLKIVRESRLRSQSTAYEQLRIRGVDVNQILVDGVDVCKQVDSKDTIVSFSVNLSQI
- the LOC113322688 gene encoding pentatricopeptide repeat-containing protein At2g15630, mitochondrial-like yields the protein MKIHRLLVSHTSKKRINLTKFFSTNQGQLYASFSSTSHSNIHENNKSNTGYLLKKSILASEWNLITELYSNLSSLVVHNTLLDLRESPKTVLGFIQNLGFFHFDIKCFSLSIVIISQHRSHQSTAIDLLKRAIHGGFLKNKPIFDELVLSCNLLNSSNSIVMDYLISAYCKLGRPEEALQVYIFMKDQKILPHTDTCNLLLSSFVNKNLTEAAWLFYADMFRSSIYSSVVTYNIMINVLCKEGKLKRAKGFIRDMEALGEKPTVVTYNTLIQGYCSHGKLESAIEIFKSMDSQGINPNSYTYGSLINGFCKEGKLDEAVNLFKKMEGSKLVPTAVIYNTLISGYCDKGSLETAFRFRDEMVKKGVQPTILTYNKLIHALSMEENMTEVENLVKEMRERGMAPDDVTYNSLINGYCKELNATKAIELYEEMLSKRIHPTVQTYSSLIYVLGKRKRMNEADHLFKQMTDKGVSPDLILFNTMIDAQCSNGYMDHAFMLLKEMDAKKITPDEATYNALMNGLCKVGKVDEARELLNDMKKRGIQPDHISYNTLISGYSRKGDIMDAYKVRDEMFSKGFNPTIFTYKPLIQGLCKNKEQGRAEELLKEMVSKGINPDHSTYISLAEGKRKDENLVQITST